The Mesotoga sp. BH458_6_3_2_1 genome has a window encoding:
- a CDS encoding class I SAM-dependent rRNA methyltransferase yields MLIARIRKGKEGKIRNSYPWIFKDEIIALEGSSDDVCEVNIFSSNYEFLGKGFFNPNSTRAIMVLTNQDEELGEMFFGRLLQKALQKRERLFNKPYYRLVHGEGDRLPGLVVDRYGEILAVQFRNSIMQKRREMIVGLLRNLVNPKGIYERSDFEMGVEDKIERHTGLLFGEVPDSVEIEEEGIKYLVDVKNSQKTGFFFDQRDSRAFCRRITAELSLEKGLDLFSFTGGFGLNMAYSGAKAICVDKSGDDLDRGRMNAVVNRLDKRLQLVQSDVLDFLDGFEMKDYFDIVIVDPPSFVKHKRELPHGISLFRRLVESTLPLVKDGGVLGLCTCAYNIGIEHLVESIRRSTESTGITFSHLAITLQSPDHPWLVEVPESLYLKCLWGLVAKE; encoded by the coding sequence ATGCTAATTGCTCGAATCAGAAAGGGAAAAGAAGGCAAGATCCGTAATTCTTATCCGTGGATCTTCAAAGACGAGATCATAGCTCTGGAAGGCTCTTCCGATGATGTATGTGAAGTGAACATTTTCTCTTCGAACTATGAGTTTCTCGGGAAGGGCTTCTTCAATCCGAACTCCACCCGAGCGATAATGGTTCTAACAAATCAAGACGAAGAGCTGGGAGAAATGTTCTTCGGCAGGTTGCTGCAAAAAGCTCTCCAGAAGCGGGAGAGACTTTTCAATAAGCCTTACTACAGACTCGTTCACGGTGAAGGAGACAGACTTCCCGGATTGGTGGTCGACAGATACGGAGAGATCCTGGCTGTGCAATTCAGAAACTCGATTATGCAGAAAAGAAGGGAAATGATAGTCGGTCTGCTCAGAAATCTCGTGAATCCTAAGGGAATCTACGAACGGAGCGATTTCGAGATGGGAGTGGAAGATAAGATAGAGAGACATACGGGTTTGCTGTTCGGTGAAGTGCCTGACTCTGTCGAAATTGAGGAAGAAGGTATCAAGTACCTCGTGGATGTGAAAAACAGCCAGAAGACGGGGTTCTTTTTTGATCAGAGAGATTCCAGAGCATTCTGCAGGAGAATCACCGCAGAACTCTCACTCGAGAAAGGTCTGGATCTTTTCTCTTTTACAGGAGGCTTCGGACTTAATATGGCTTATTCAGGCGCCAAGGCGATCTGCGTAGACAAGTCCGGCGACGACCTAGATCGGGGAAGAATGAACGCAGTAGTGAACAGGCTGGATAAAAGGCTGCAGTTGGTTCAGAGCGATGTTCTTGACTTCCTTGATGGATTTGAAATGAAAGACTATTTTGATATAGTAATAGTAGACCCGCCATCCTTTGTTAAGCATAAGAGAGAGCTTCCACATGGAATTTCACTTTTCAGAAGGCTAGTAGAGAGTACACTTCCGCTTGTAAAGGATGGAGGAGTCCTGGGTTTATGCACTTGTGCCTATAATATTGGTATCGAGCATTTAGTTGAGTCTATCAGAAGGTCAACGGAAAGTACTGGTATAACATTTTCGCATCTGGCTATTACACTACAATCGCCTGATCATCCATGGCTTGTTGAGGTTCCGGAGAGCCTTTATTTGAAGTGTCTGTGGGGTTTGGTAGCAAAGGAGTGA
- the glgD gene encoding glucose-1-phosphate adenylyltransferase subunit GlgD, which yields MKVLGIILAGGRGEYLSSLTQVRTSAALPVYGKYRSIDFTLSNMVNAGVSKVGIITQYSPRSLMDHIGSGKEWDLDRKQGGLFILQPYYSPYNPSMGYKGTADALFQNINILRRGNEDSVLIGSGDHIFKTDLTKIFRYHLDTAADITVLTGNKDGECGMEGMDRVVCKNGRIIKWIEKEKVTENPEEGDCVALGIYFINKFLLRELLYSAVPNGENELVKGVISPNLSSLNVREYRYNGYWRDIKQSKRCYFRTNLDILDPKIRRELFYENGRVFTKLKDLPPPKITGTASMNNSVIADGCVIGGKIEDSVLFRDTRVMAGATVKNSVLLEGCLVEEGAHIENVIMDKYCTVRLGRSFVGENEEPTVIEKHGVI from the coding sequence ATGAAAGTTCTCGGAATAATTCTTGCAGGAGGGCGAGGAGAGTACCTGAGCTCCCTGACTCAGGTTCGTACAAGCGCTGCGCTACCTGTCTATGGAAAGTACAGGTCGATCGATTTCACACTTAGCAATATGGTCAATGCGGGAGTATCGAAGGTTGGGATAATCACACAGTACAGCCCCAGAAGCCTCATGGATCACATTGGTTCAGGCAAAGAATGGGATCTAGACAGAAAACAGGGAGGGCTCTTCATACTGCAGCCTTATTACTCTCCATATAACCCTTCCATGGGGTACAAAGGAACTGCCGATGCCCTCTTCCAAAACATAAACATACTCAGGAGAGGCAACGAAGACTCTGTTTTGATAGGTTCGGGAGATCACATTTTCAAAACCGACCTGACGAAGATCTTTAGATATCACCTGGACACTGCAGCCGACATAACTGTTCTTACCGGCAATAAGGATGGAGAATGCGGCATGGAAGGGATGGATAGGGTGGTATGCAAGAACGGGAGAATAATCAAGTGGATTGAGAAAGAGAAGGTTACGGAAAACCCAGAAGAAGGTGACTGCGTTGCTCTGGGAATCTACTTCATCAATAAGTTCCTGCTGAGAGAGCTTCTCTACTCTGCTGTTCCAAATGGAGAGAACGAGCTCGTGAAGGGTGTGATTTCTCCAAACCTGTCTTCTCTGAATGTAAGAGAGTACAGATACAACGGTTACTGGCGCGACATAAAGCAGAGTAAGAGATGTTATTTTCGAACGAACCTCGACATTCTCGATCCCAAGATAAGGAGAGAGCTTTTCTACGAAAACGGAAGAGTCTTTACTAAGTTGAAGGATCTTCCACCTCCCAAAATTACCGGAACTGCCTCCATGAATAACTCGGTTATTGCCGACGGGTGCGTAATAGGGGGAAAGATAGAAGATTCGGTCTTGTTCAGGGATACTAGGGTTATGGCCGGAGCGACAGTAAAGAATTCTGTTCTTCTTGAGGGCTGCCTTGTTGAAGAAGGGGCACACATAGAAAATGTGATAATGGACAAGTACTGTACCGTTAGATTGGGAAGAAGTTTCGTTGGTGAAAATGAAGAGCCCACAGTAATCGAAAAACACGGCG
- a CDS encoding zinc dependent phospholipase C family protein, which yields MPGFWTHIMYGKDVLEEIGLDLEADKREEFNLGCLYTDPGKYCSREDPEFSLWRFSHTLRCDEFAKLLCRKSEEISRFYSLGVICHYFLDATVNHYIVARAGNGYKYRQLETMIDKVILKSKVEADILDLDPTAEFSRSLPAALEDLYREISTEFYGIKGCSIQKAMDSMNQYFAGIYGRSRLALILKRFSIKEGSPEEAFFEDTHVDPLNLEMKPWFHSIAGWESKKTFDELYREAFDSAVLFLQDYLDGQTDFSLPGVSLMTNLPLMEY from the coding sequence TTGCCCGGCTTCTGGACTCACATTATGTATGGAAAAGATGTTTTGGAAGAGATAGGACTCGATCTTGAAGCCGACAAAAGAGAGGAGTTCAATCTTGGGTGCCTCTACACGGATCCCGGGAAGTACTGCTCAAGAGAGGATCCAGAGTTCTCTCTATGGAGGTTCTCTCACACTCTGAGGTGTGATGAATTTGCCAAACTCCTCTGCAGGAAATCGGAAGAGATTTCTCGCTTCTACTCGTTGGGGGTTATCTGCCATTACTTTCTCGACGCAACTGTGAACCATTATATAGTTGCACGTGCAGGAAATGGATATAAGTATCGTCAACTAGAAACAATGATAGACAAAGTGATTCTCAAGAGCAAAGTTGAGGCGGACATTCTCGATCTCGATCCGACTGCCGAGTTCTCTCGGTCTTTGCCGGCAGCACTTGAAGATCTCTACCGAGAGATTTCAACCGAATTCTACGGAATCAAGGGCTGTTCCATCCAGAAGGCTATGGACTCCATGAATCAGTACTTTGCGGGAATCTATGGTCGCTCAAGGTTGGCCCTAATACTTAAGCGTTTTAGTATTAAAGAGGGATCGCCGGAAGAGGCCTTCTTTGAGGACACTCACGTTGATCCTCTAAATCTGGAGATGAAACCCTGGTTTCACAGCATAGCCGGCTGGGAAAGCAAAAAAACTTTCGATGAGCTTTATCGCGAAGCCTTTGACAGTGCTGTTTTGTTCTTGCAGGACTATCTCGACGGTCAAACCGATTTTTCTCTACCCGGGGTATCTCTTATGACAAATTTGCCCCTAATGGAGTACTGA
- the ndk gene encoding nucleoside-diphosphate kinase, with product MEKTFAYLKPNTIQRGLVGEIIRRIEEKGLKIVALKMLTISESMARDLYREHAGKDFYEPLLAFIQSGPVVAMVLEGENVVQRLRNLVGKTDPLEAAPGSIRGRFGVSIRKNLIHASDSIESSNRETNIFFEESEMNDYSLMNEGQF from the coding sequence TTGGAGAAAACATTTGCTTATCTAAAACCAAACACGATACAGAGAGGCCTTGTTGGAGAAATAATAAGAAGGATCGAAGAAAAAGGTCTGAAAATTGTCGCTCTCAAGATGCTGACGATCTCTGAATCCATGGCTAGAGATCTGTATAGGGAACATGCAGGAAAAGACTTCTACGAACCACTGCTGGCTTTCATTCAATCGGGACCAGTCGTGGCCATGGTGCTCGAAGGTGAAAACGTCGTTCAAAGATTGAGAAATCTAGTCGGCAAGACCGATCCGCTTGAAGCCGCCCCGGGAAGCATACGAGGTCGGTTCGGCGTGTCCATAAGGAAGAACTTGATACACGCATCCGATAGCATTGAGAGCTCAAACCGCGAAACCAATATATTCTTTGAAGAAAGCGAGATGAATGATTATTCACTCATGAACGAAGGCCAGTTCTGA